Proteins encoded in a region of the Capra hircus breed San Clemente chromosome 3, ASM170441v1, whole genome shotgun sequence genome:
- the GBX2 gene encoding homeobox protein GBX-2, with product MSAAFPPSLMMMQRPLGSSTAFSIDSLIGSPPQPSPGHFVYTGYPMFMPYRPVVLPPPPPPPPALPQAALQPALPPAHPHHQIPSLPTGFCSSLAQGMALTSTLMATLPGGFSASPQHQEAAAARKFAPQQLPGGGGNFDKAEALQADSEDGKGFLAKEGSLLAFSAAEAVQASLVGAVRGQGKDESKVEDDPKGKEESFSLESDLDYSSDDNLPGQAAHKEEDPGHALEETPPSGGAAGSTTSTGKNRRRRTAFTSEQLLELEKEFHCKKYLSLTERSQIAHALKLSEVQVKIWFQNRRAKWKRVKAGNANSKTGEPSRNPKIVVPIPVHVSRFAIRSQHQQLEQARP from the exons ATGAGCGCAGCGTTCCCGCCGTCGCTGATGATGATGCAGCGCCCGCTGGGGAGTAGCACCGCCTTCAGCATAGACTCGCTGATCGGCAGCCCGCCGCAGCCCAGCCCCGGCCATTTCGTCTACACCGGCTACCCAATGTTCATGCCCTACCGGCCGGTggtgctgccgccgccgccgccgccgccgcccgcgctcCCCCAGGCCGCGCTGCAGCCGGCGCTGCCGCCCGCGCACCCGCACCACCAGATCCCCAGCCTGCCCACCGGCTTCTGCTCCAGCTTGGCCCAGGGCATGGCGCTCACCTCCACGCTCATGGCCACGCTGCCCGGCGGCTTCTCGGCGTCCCCCCAGCACCAGGAGGCGGCCGCCGCCCGGAAGTTCGCGCCGCAGCAGCTGCCCGGCGGCGGCGGCAACTTCGACAAGGCGGAGGCGCTGCAAGCCGACTCGGAGGACGGCAAAGGCTTCTTGGCCAAGGAGGGCTCGCTGCTGGCCTTCTCCGCGGCCGAGGCTGTGCAGGCGTCGCTCG TCGGGGCTGTCAGAGGGCAAGGGAAAGACGAGTCAAAGGTGGAAGACGACCCGAAGGGCAAGGAGGAGAGCTTCTCGCTGGAGAGCGATCTGGACTACAGCTCGGATGACAATCTGCCTGGCCAGGCGGCTCACAAGGAGGAGGACCCCGGCCACGCGCTGGAGGAAACCCCGCCGAGCGGCGGCGCCGCGGGCAGCACCACGTCCACGGGCAAGAACCGGCGGCGGCGGACTGCCTTCACCAGCGAGCAGCTCCTGGAGCTGGAGAAGGAGTTCCACTGCAAAAAGTACCTCTCGCTGACCGAGCGCTCGCAGATCGCGCACGCCCTCAAACTCAGCGAGGTGCAGGTGAAAATCTGGTTCCAGAACCGCCGGGCCAAGTGGAAACGGGTGAAGGCCGGCAATGCCAATTCCAAGACAGGGGAGCCCTCCAGGAATCCCAAGATCGTCGTCCCCATACCCGTCCATGTCAGCAGGTTCGCCATCAGAAGTCAGCATCAGCAGCTGGAGCAGGCCCGGCCCTGA